A portion of the Saccharomyces paradoxus chromosome XV, complete sequence genome contains these proteins:
- the WHI5 gene encoding transcriptional repressor WHI5 (Repressor of G1 transcription~similar to YOR083W) — MSLRTPKRSRTNEEQEHEQERVQNQDTHINNQHQQRPEPTTLLSTPVRIKNGFGTPSPPSPPGITKSITKSRRRPSTTSLQGIFMSPVNKRRVGPTAHQRALDHNDHGHESDSEDDENEEENENRNKYDGHVGMPLLPPTTPKSRRSEVFLSPSPRLRSPPTAARRSAGERPIREISHTLRTRLNYALVKLQNGWTNKTLPELETELAPAVQTSPRRYHNRFPDSADAGTSAHTAFLQALGGHPPREEATAVETLMLLSSPTKKQQHRPVVSASAGEPTDDTEPESDTEVETS; from the coding sequence ATGAGTTTGAGAACGCCGAAGAGAAGCAGGACCaatgaagaacaagaacacGAACAAGAGCGGGTACAGAATCAGGATACACACATAAACAATCAGCACCAGCAGCGACCTGAACCAACCACCCTATTGAGTACGCCAGTACGTATTAAAAATGGCTTTGGCACACCGTCGCCGCCGTCTCCACCAGGCATAACAAAAAGCATCACCAAATCGAGAAGAAGGCCGTCGACAACGAGTCTTCAAGGTATATTCATGTCGCCCGTCAATAAGCGTCGTGTCGGTCCAACCGCTCATCAACGTGCACTTGACCATAACGATCACGGACACGAAAGTGACAGTGAGGACGACgaaaacgaagaagaaaatgaaaatcGCAATAAGTACGACGGACACGTTGGTATGCCCTTGTTGCCACCGACAACTCCCAAGTCAAGACGGTCGGAGGTGTTTCTGTCGCCGTCGCCGCGCCTGAGGTCACCTCCGACGGCTGCGCGTCGGTCTGCGGGTGAGCGGCCCATCCGCGAAATATCACATACTTTGCGTACCAGGCTTAATTACGCGCTAGTCAAGCTGCAAAATGGGTGGACGAATAAGACACTTCCCGAACTGGAGACGGAACTTGCTCCAGCAGTGCAGACGTCGCCACGCCGCTATCATAACAGATTCCCGGATAGCGCAGACGCGGGTACTTCTGCACATACAGCGTTTCTTCAAGCGCTGGGAGGCCATCCACCACGGGAGGAGGCTACGGCGGTCGAAACACTGATGCTACTGTCGTCACCCACCAAGAAACAGCAGCACCGACCCGTGGTGTCAGCATCCGCTGGAGAGCCCACGGACGACACGGAGCCCGAGTCGGACACCGAGGTGGAGACGTCGTAA
- the LPX1 gene encoding triglyceride lipase (Peroxisomal matrix-localized lipase~similar to YOR084W), whose protein sequence is MKHNTFNKETKTCSASWPRASQSTLCATDRLELVYDVYTNAERQRRSRTATSLNLVFLHGSGMSKVVWEYYLPRLVAADAESDYVIDKVVLIDQVNHGESGVRNRGKLGTNFNWIDGARDVLKIVTCEFGGNDSRPALNVAIGHSMGGFQALACDVLQPNLFHLLILIEPVVITRKASSTGRSGVPPDAPQIPENLYNSLRLKTCDHFANESEYVKYMRNGSFFTNAHGQILQNIIDFERIKGFDDDGSIRTKMEQAQNLLCYMNMQTFASFLISNVKFVKKRTIHIVGSHSNWCPPENQLFLQKTLQNYHLDVISGGSHLVNIEAPGLVVERINHHIHEFVLTSPLQSSHIPQLTLEERMVKFSRAFDSFKNDALVETSKPKL, encoded by the coding sequence ATGAAGCACAACACGTTcaacaaagaaacgaaaaCTTGCAGCGCTAGCTGGCCCCGCGCATCACAGTCAACGTTGTGCGCGACGGATCGTCTCGAGCTTGTATATGACGTGTACACTAACGCAGAGCGGCAACGTCGCTCTCGCACCGCCACTAGCCTTAACCTCGTGTTCCTGCACGGCAGCGGCATGAGTAAGGTCGTATGGGAGTACTATTTGCCGCGACTGGTAGCCGCGGATGCGGAGAGTGATTATGTCATTGACAAGGTTGTGCTGATCGACCAGGTCAACCATGGTGAGTCCGGAGTGCGCAACCGCGGCAAACTCGGCACCAATTTCAATTGGATCGACGGGGCTCGCGACGTGCTCAAGATTGTCACCTGCGAGTTCGGCGGTAATGACAGCCGCCCAGCGCTAAACGTAGCCATCGGCCATTCTATGGGCGGGTTCCAGGCTCTTGCGTGTGACGTGCTTCAGCCCAATCTATTTCATCTGCTCATCTTGATCGAGCCTGTAGTTATCACACGGAAAGCCTCCAGCACCGGAAGGTCAGGAGTACCGCCCGATGCTCCCCAGATTCCGGAAAACCTTTATAACTCTCTACGTTTAAAGACATGCGACCATTTTGCTAACGAGTCCGAATATGTAAAATACATGAGGAACGGTTCTTTTTTCACGAATGCGCACGGCCAAATCCTGCAAAACATCATCGATTTCGAAAGAATAAAGGGGTTCGATGATGATGGATCTATTCGCACGAAGATGGAGCAGGCGCAGAATCTCCTCTGCTACATGAACATGCAGACTTTTGCGTCCTTCTTAATCAGCAACGTGAAATTTGTGAAGAAACGGACTATCCACATCGTGGGGTCACACTCTAATTGGTGCCCCCCAGAAAATCAGCTGTTTTTGCAAAAAACGCTGCAGAACTACCATCTCGACGTCATTTCGGGTGGCTCCCATCTGGTCAACATCGAGGCGCCGGGCCTTGTCGTTGAAAGGATTAATCACCACATCCACGAGTTTGTTCTTACCTCCCCGCTGCAGTCCTCACACATTCCGCAGTTGACGCTCGAGGAAAGGATGGTTAAATTTAGCCGGGCTTTCGATTCTTTCAAGAATGACGCTTTGGTTGAAACGAGTAAACCAAAACTGTAA